TTTGGTTAAGTCGTCATAAATAACTAGTGTCGCCTTACCTTGATACATAAAATGCTCTGCAATCGCTGCACCTGTATAAGGAGCTAAATATTGCAAAGCTGCAGCTTCAGATGCTCCTGCATTAACAATAATCGTGTAATCCAAAGCTCCTTTTTCTTTAAGAACCTCGACTACATTTGCCACTGATGCTTGTTTTTGACCAACCGCGACATAAACACAAACAACATCTTGACCTTTTTGATTGATGATTGTATCGATTGCTATTGCAGTTTTACCTGTTTGACGATCTCCAATAATCAATTCTCTCTGACCTCTTCCAATAGGGATCATCGCATCAATAGATGTGATGCCAGTTTGCATAGGCTCATGTACTGACTTTCTCTTAATAATTCCAGGAGCTATTGACTCAATTAATCTTGAGTCAGTCGTAGCCATCTCCCCTTTTCCATCAATTTGCTGTCCAAGGGGATTAACAACTCTTCCGAGCATTGCCTCACCAACTGGTACAGAAGCAATCTTTCCAGTTGCTTTTACTGTGCTTCCTTCTTGTACTCCTAAAGCTTCCCCCATTAACACGACACCAACATTGTCATCTTCAAGGTTTAAAGCAATCCCTTCTGTTCCATCTTCGAATTCAACCAGTTCACCTGCCATAACCTTTTCAAGGCCATAAACTCTTGCGATACCATCACCAATTTGTAAAACAGTACCAACATTGCTCACAGATACTGATTTATCGTAATCAGCAATCTGTTGTTTAAGGATTGAACTGATCTCGTCGGGACGTATAGAAACCATGGGATTAACTTAAGTTGGGGAAGATTAAGGAAGAAAGAAGAGGAGAAAGTCAGGAAAGAATTAACTGACCTTGGCCAAAGCAAGACCAAGTCGCCTGACTTGACCTGCAATGCTGGCATCAATGACCTTTGATCCAACATTGACCACAAAGCCACCAAGCAATTCGGAGTCGACTTTGAGATCGATTTCCAAATTATCTGTACCAGCTATAGATTGTACTTTCTTGAGTAGCTCTGATTGTTGATCTTCATTTAGAGCTGTAGCTGAAGTAATTGTTGCTAAAGCAATATTTCTTTGTTCTCGATAGATTTCCAATAATCTTTCTAAAACAGAATTCAACAATCCAATTCTTTGTCTATCTGCTAAAAGCTTTAGGAGATTTAAGAAAGAAGAAGTTACCTGACTAGAAAAAAGCTTTTCTAAAGCGGCTTTCTTTTGATTAACCTCTAGAACAGGAGATGACATTGCATCACTAAATTCAGGGCAAGATTTCCAGAGTTCTAAAATAGATTTAGCTTGAGTTACTACTTCATCCACTTCGTTTCGACTCTCAGCGACTTGAAGGAATGCTTCCGCATATGGAGTAGTAATAGTATTAAGTAGTGGCATCAGTTGTCTCCGATATTTTTAATTGACTGTTTAAGAAAATTATCTTGAGTATTTGAATCTAATTTTTTAGGAAGCATTGCTAATGCTTTTTCAATAGCTAGTTCTGCAGCCTCTTTTCTTAATTGAGAAGTCACTCTTGCAGCTTCAGCATTGAGGTCAGATGCAGCGCCTTGTTTAATTCTTGCCATTTCTTCAACAGTCCTTTTTTCACTCTCTAGACGAATTGCTTCGGCTCTCGCTTTGCAATCATTTCTGATTTTTTCTGCTTTTTGCTTTGCGGAAGAAAGTTCGTCTTTAGCTTGTGAAAGAGAATCTTGTGCTTTAGCTAGACGTTCTTCGGCATCTTTCAAGTCTGAAAGGATGGTTGTTCTTCGTCTTTCAAGGATTTTCCCTAAAAAACCTGGCAAGAACTTGTAGAGGCCAAAAACAACAACTGCTAAGTTGAGAATGTTGGTCTCAAAAATATTTAAATTAAGGCCAAAGCCTTCTGAAGCGAAAATTAAAGAAGTCATTTTTTTGCCAAGAGTCTTTCAACGATCAAATCACCAAGATTGTTAGCTTCGCTTTTGAGTTGATTAAGAGCGTCATCTCTTTGTGCATCAATCTCTCTACGAGCTTTCTCTCTCGATGCGTTTGCTTCTGAAGTAGCAAGAGCAAGAGCTTCTTTATAAAGATTCTCAGAATCCTGCTCTGCTTCAAGAATCACCTTTTGAGCTTCAAGACGAGCTTCTTTAAGCTGATCTTTTAGTTCAGTCTCTAGGAGTTCAACCTCAGTAATTTTTTTCTTTGCTTCTGCCCGACTTGTATTTACATAATCCTCTCTTTCTTCAACTACCCGTCCAACAGGCTTGAAGAAAAGAGCATTAAGTATGAAAGTAAGTAATACAACCTGAACCGCCATCAGCGGAAGAGTTGCATCGAAATCAAACAGACCTCCCTCAGAGGCACCAAACAAAAACAAAGTTGGCATTAGCTAGGGGTGCAAGAATTTAAACGAGCCGCATAACGGCAATTGAAATTTGCTAAAGAATTTTCAAATATTGGGGCTGAGAGTTAATCAAATTGATTGAATTACTCAATCAGCCCTTTTTTGAAATATTCAACCAGCAAAAGGGTTAGCAAAGAGAAGCACCAATGCAACCACAAGCCCATAAATGGTAAGTGATTCCATGAAAGCGAAAGAAAGAAGCAAAGTACCTCTGATTTTTCCTTCAGCTTCTGGTTGACGGGCTATACCCTCTACTGCTCCTTGTGCAGCACTACCCTGACCGATACCAGGGCCTATTGCGCCAAGGCCTACAGCTAAACCAGCTGCAACAACTGATGCGGCGGTGGTAATGGAATCCATAATTCTGCTAAAGATGTGTAGCGCTTTAAACGCTTATAGAGTTGTGACCGGGAGTTTATACCTGCGAGGGGTGCATCTCATAGTCCTTGAGAAGATACTGAAAGAATTTCAGGCCTCAAAGCAGGAAATTTGCCATTGAAAAGTTAATTCAGTAGCAAAAAATAATGATTAATGATGCTCTTCAACTGCTTCCCCGATGTAATAAGCAGCAAGAGTTGCAAAAATCAGAGCTTGAATAGCACTAGTAAACAAGCCTAGAAACATAACTGGAACTGGAAGAACAAGAGGTACTAGAAAAACGAGTACCGCTACAACAAGTTCATCTGCCAAAATGTTTCCAAATAAACGGAAAGATAACGAAAGGGGCTTTGTAAAATCCTCCACAATTTTGAATGGGAGCATTATTGGCGTTGGGTGAACGTAATACTCGAAGTAACGCAAACCTTTATTGCTCAACCCCGCATAGAAATATGAGAGAGATACCAGTAGTGCTAAAGCAACAGTTGTATTTATGTCAGCTGTAGGAGCGCCAAGTTCACCACTTGGTAATTCGATCAGCTTCCAGGGAACTAATGCTCCGCCCCAATTGCTCACAAAAATGAACAGAAAGAGGGTTCCGATGAAAGGCATCCAATCTCTATAAACCTTTTCTCCAATTTGAGTTCTTGCAAGATCACGAATGTAATCCCAAAGGAATTCCAAAAGATTCTGTACACCTTTTGGATCACGTTCCATTTTTTTAGTTCCAATGACCACTAAGGCAAGCAAAGCGCCTATTAGAAGCCATGAAGTCATAAAGACTTGGCCGTGAATTCTAAAATTTCCAATTTGCCAATAGAGATGTTGGCCCACCTCTAACTCAGCAAAAGGAAAAACAAATGGCAAAGAACCCATTTATCTGGAAGTTAGGTTAAGAAGAAAATAAAAGCCAAACAAACAAAACTTAAAAATTTGATTTCTAAATAAGCCTCTATGGCATAGCTAGAAACTGAATAATTAACGCTGGTTTATAAAGCAAAAATCCTAATAGTGCCGGAATCAAATCAAGTTGAGGAAATCTAGAAGATGCCAAAACCAAAAGGACCGGGACTAGCAACTGGACTTTACCGACGATTTTTGATGAAGTACCTAATTTTCCAACTCCGCGAGCAAGCAAGCGAAAATAAAAAATTCCTGATAAAGCACCAATAAATAGGCTTGCACTAGCCTGTGTTCCCCAAAAGAAACCTGCTATGCCAACAGAAAAAATGGTCAATAAAAATGCCAGACGAAATACTCGAAATTGAAGTTCAAGAAATTCGTCTGATTTGACTCCGGACGATGAGTCCGACAAGTCAATATCCAGAAGAGGATCACGACTTGAGCAATCTTCAACAATCTCAGATGCCACAAAAATTCCTCATATTGAAGATCCTTAGTGCTAATGAGAAGTGGTTTTGCAAACAAGACACCTAAGCTCTCTGCAAAGGCCCGGGGAATCTATCACGAGACTTGCATCAAAACAAAAAAATTTTTTATTAATAAATTGATTGATTTTCTAATTTGTTAAATAAGAGCAAATTATTTTCATGAGAGTTTTAATCCTAAAATCTATATTAATAAATAATTTCTCTAACATTTGATTGTATTATTATCAAATTAATTTTTTTCTAGATCTTTTTTATCTGTCACTAAAAACTAACAATTACATTTCATCATGAAAAAATCATAATCTTTCTTCAATTCCATATGAAAGTTACTTAATTCCATTCAAATACTTGGCAAATTGAGATTAAGCGGCTCAATGGTA
The sequence above is drawn from the Prochlorococcus marinus XMU1408 genome and encodes:
- the atpA gene encoding F0F1 ATP synthase subunit alpha; this translates as MVSIRPDEISSILKQQIADYDKSVSVSNVGTVLQIGDGIARVYGLEKVMAGELVEFEDGTEGIALNLEDDNVGVVLMGEALGVQEGSTVKATGKIASVPVGEAMLGRVVNPLGQQIDGKGEMATTDSRLIESIAPGIIKRKSVHEPMQTGITSIDAMIPIGRGQRELIIGDRQTGKTAIAIDTIINQKGQDVVCVYVAVGQKQASVANVVEVLKEKGALDYTIIVNAGASEAAALQYLAPYTGAAIAEHFMYQGKATLVIYDDLTKQAQAYRQMSLLLRRPPGREAYPGDVFYCHSRLLERAAKLSDSMGAGSMTSLPIIETQAGDVSAYIPTNVISITDGQIFLSSDLFNSGLRPAINVGISVSRVGGAAQTKAIKKIAGTLKLELAQFDELAAFSQFASDLDEATQKQLGRGKRLRELLKQPQFDPLNLAEQVAIVYAGVKGLIDEVPEDEVTKFARELRDYLKTNKADFIKNVLSEKVLSEASESMLKEAINEVKSSMLAA
- the atpH gene encoding ATP synthase F1 subunit delta — translated: MPLLNTITTPYAEAFLQVAESRNEVDEVVTQAKSILELWKSCPEFSDAMSSPVLEVNQKKAALEKLFSSQVTSSFLNLLKLLADRQRIGLLNSVLERLLEIYREQRNIALATITSATALNEDQQSELLKKVQSIAGTDNLEIDLKVDSELLGGFVVNVGSKVIDASIAGQVRRLGLALAKVS
- a CDS encoding F0F1 ATP synthase subunit B, yielding MTSLIFASEGFGLNLNIFETNILNLAVVVFGLYKFLPGFLGKILERRRTTILSDLKDAEERLAKAQDSLSQAKDELSSAKQKAEKIRNDCKARAEAIRLESEKRTVEEMARIKQGAASDLNAEAARVTSQLRKEAAELAIEKALAMLPKKLDSNTQDNFLKQSIKNIGDN
- a CDS encoding F0F1 ATP synthase subunit B'; translation: MPTLFLFGASEGGLFDFDATLPLMAVQVVLLTFILNALFFKPVGRVVEEREDYVNTSRAEAKKKITEVELLETELKDQLKEARLEAQKVILEAEQDSENLYKEALALATSEANASREKARREIDAQRDDALNQLKSEANNLGDLIVERLLAKK
- the atpE gene encoding ATP synthase F0 subunit C; the protein is MDSITTAASVVAAGLAVGLGAIGPGIGQGSAAQGAVEGIARQPEAEGKIRGTLLLSFAFMESLTIYGLVVALVLLFANPFAG
- the atpB gene encoding F0F1 ATP synthase subunit A codes for the protein MGSLPFVFPFAELEVGQHLYWQIGNFRIHGQVFMTSWLLIGALLALVVIGTKKMERDPKGVQNLLEFLWDYIRDLARTQIGEKVYRDWMPFIGTLFLFIFVSNWGGALVPWKLIELPSGELGAPTADINTTVALALLVSLSYFYAGLSNKGLRYFEYYVHPTPIMLPFKIVEDFTKPLSLSFRLFGNILADELVVAVLVFLVPLVLPVPVMFLGLFTSAIQALIFATLAAYYIGEAVEEHH
- a CDS encoding ATP synthase subunit I; this translates as MASEIVEDCSSRDPLLDIDLSDSSSGVKSDEFLELQFRVFRLAFLLTIFSVGIAGFFWGTQASASLFIGALSGIFYFRLLARGVGKLGTSSKIVGKVQLLVPVLLVLASSRFPQLDLIPALLGFLLYKPALIIQFLAMP